CTACTGCGCAAGGGAACGCGCAAGAAATGCGGTGCCTGCGCTGACCGCCTTCCGCGGTAAATTATTAAACCCTTACCTGATCCAAAATACTGTGAGCTAGTTCCTTTAAGTATTTCTCTCTGGCTACCATAGCTGAACTAGGTTCAAGACCTAATACCTTAAGCATATCTCGCCAGCGATATGCCCAATCATGCTTAAGTAAAGAATTGGCAACGTTGTTACGACTAATCCGTTCTAGTCTTTCGGGTTGAGCATCTAGTTCAGCAATTGTCTCAACCACGTCTGTGCCTGAAAAATCTACTTTGATAATGGCATCTTCCCAATCAAAATAATAAGGGAAAGCATCTCCTGCTGGGGGCATACCTACCATTACCGTTCCCGCTGCTGCACCTTCAAAAAAGCGGTAGCCGATTTCCTGAGTTCCTCCAGTTTCTGCTGCCTCATTAAACTTAGCGTAGTTGGTAATGTTGTAACGGCTTCTTTGAAATAGATCGGCTAACAAAAGGCGGTGTTCTCTAGGATTGCTAATTTCTAGCTTGCCTCTAACAGTATCGTAATAGTAAAAGAAATTATCTTTTTCTGCTTTTTCTATCAAAGCGTCGTGGATAATAGGCGATCGCCTGCCTACATAAGATACGTCAATTGAACGCTGGGGAGGATTGGGATAAGGAGAAAATCTTAGGGTATCAACTGCTGGCGGAATATAAGTTACAGGAGGTTCAATTAATTTGCTCAAACCTTCAACACACCGAGTTACTCCTAAAAACACATGATCGAAACTTGACCAAGGCTCTTTAAATAGTCGCCAGTTTTGTAAATCAGGTTCCCACATTTCAGCAATAAAACAGGCTTTATGACGGCATTTATCCTGCCACCCTTTGATAGATTCTAATAGGTGCATTTGCCAAGGATTATCGAGTATGGCAAATAGTAAATCGTATTCACGATCTAGAGTTAAATCCTTGGGAAAACGAGCTACTTTGGCAGCGCAACTATCAGAAAAACCAGCATATTTTGCTGAACGGTAGATTTTTCTGGCAAAGTCAACCTCTTTTTTAGGTTCATACAGTTGAGCAGACTCTAAATCTCTTAGTAAATCTTCAAACTCATAGATACAGCAATTTGCTGCTTGAAATCGGTATCCACGAACAGAAACAACTAGAATACGAGGCGATTCTAATTTATCTGCATCCAAAGGAGAACTAATAAACATAAGTAAATTTCAATAGTAAATAATTAAAATTAAGGGATATAACTTAATTACGTTGCACATTGTTAATTAATGCACTAGGCAATTTTAAGCTTTATTGCTAGTCAAAAATAAATAATTGACAATAACCAAATCTATTTTAACCGAACTTTTTTTAGTAGCATCCCCACAATCTATTAATACAAAATTACTATTTTAACTGTGTCAAACTGGCATTTTGATAATAGTGAGCAAGAATCCGACGATAATCAACTCCTTGTTTGGCTAAAAAATAAGCACCCCATTGACTTAAGCCTAATCCATGACCAAAACCGCGACCTCTAACTAGAAGATTATTTCCTTCGGTCGAGATTCTAAACAAAGTGCTGCGAAGATCTAAGGCTGCACGTAAATCCTTGCCACTTACGTCTTGAGTACCGAGATCGCCTGTAACTTTCATGGTAATTATCCGACCATGGGGAGTCATTTTTTCGGGCTGTAAACCCTGAATGTTGCCCACACTAGCAACTAAAGTTTGAATTTTGCTTACAGGAACTGTTTCTTGCCATTGAAATACAGGAGACTGCTGATCGTAATCTACTACTCCTCTAAGATAGGGCAAAGGGGAACTCCAAACATCCTCCACGTTTTCTGTGTATCCGCCAGAAGAAGAATGAAAGGCAGCTAAAATAACCTTATTCTGGTAAGTCATAATCTGACCATGAGTATCGTCAACTGCCTCATGGGTTGTAGTATATTCGGTATCTAAACCCTTATATACTTGAGTGCCAACGGTTGTGTCTAGATCGTAGATACTATTAGCCCCTGTATTGCGTTTATACAAAGCATAGGAACGAGCAGCAACCGCCTGAGCTTTTAGAGCTTCAATCGGCCAACTAGAAATCGCTTCTGCCCCTACTACACTATATAGATACTGTTCTAAATCAACGTAATTGACTGCTGTTAAGCTATCTCCCTGACGAATTATATGAGTTCGTCCACGATACCAGCGATCGCCAATCCAAACATAACCATTGTCTTGAGGTTCAATAATTAGTTCCTCTCCATCGACACGGTTATCAATCGTAATCCCGTTATCCTTTGGTTGAGCAGCCAAAGAAGACATTGGATTTAGCTGACCAATCTGTTTGCCTGCGCCATCTTTAACAATAGCCGTTGTAGAACTGCCGACTTTTAGGCTGTCAACTTCTTTTTGAACTGCCACTCTCAACTCTACTGCCTGAGCAGGTAAGACGAATAAGAGCCAAACAAGCCCAGAAAATAGCCAGGATTGTTGACGATGGAAAAATACAGATTTAACAATAAGATTTATGGATTTTAAATTTTGCAATATCATCCTCTCGATAGTTACTTTTTGATAAAAAGATTGCTTTCAATATATTGCTGTATTTTATAGACTATGACTATAAAGATTTAGACAAGAATGTTTGTATAGTGTTCTACGTAGCTAATTTCCCACCTATTGTTCAGATCTAAATAAATTTTCCAATTTCTCTTGACTCTACAGTTAACTGGAGAGTTTAAGCTGACTTTATAACCAAATAAATAAAGTAAAGCTATGAATGACGCTAATTTTTGGCAGCTTTACAGCGATGCGGTACTTACTTCCTTAAGCTTCTTTTGGAAGGCTTTATGGGCATTTGTTGTCGGCTATATTATCAGTAGTGCAATCCAGGTATTTGTTACTCGCGAACGAATGCAGAAAACTATGGGAAAAGCGGGCAAAAAAAGTATTGCGATCGGTACTTTCTTTGGTTTTCTCTCTAGTTCCTGTAGCTTTGCAGCTTTATCTACCACCAAATCTTTATTCAAAAAAGGTGCGGGATTTGTTCCTTCTCTGGCTTTTTTATTAGCTTCAACCAATCTCGTAATCGAACTTGGCTTTATTATCGCTATCTTCTTAGGCTGGCAATTTGTCGTCGGTGAATACCTTGGTGGAATTTTACTAATTCTTTTTACCTGGCTAATCGTTAACTATACTCGTCCTAAAGAGTTAATCAGAAAAGCCAGAAGACGCTTAAACGACCAAGAAGGGGAAGACAAACAAGATAAAAATGCCCCTGACTGGAAAGACAAAATTACCAGCAAACAAGGATGGCAACAGGTAGCCAAAAAATACTTCATGGAATGGGGTATGGTCTGGAAAGACGTAACCTTTGGCTTTACTATAGCGGGAATTATTGCGGCATTTGTACCCCGTTCTTTTTTCCAAACTCTATTTATAGGTGCGGGTACGCAAAATCCTAGCTTTTTTGCCGTTTTAGAAAATGCAGTCGTTGGGCCAATAGCAGCCTTTTTTACCTTTATCGGTTCGATGGGTAATATTCCCCTTGCAGCTATCCTATTTAATAATGGCGTTAGCTTTGCGGGGGTAATGGCTTTTATTTTTAGCGATTTAGTCGTGTTCCCCGTGATTCGCGTCAATGCTAAATATTATGGTTGGAAAGTTGCTTTATATATTGTAGGTGTATTTTTTGCAGCCTTGGTAGCAACGGCAATTTTGATGCACTATGGCTTTTCTTTGTTTGGTGTTTTACCCAAAAGTGCAGCAGCTAGTAATTCTCAGTCAACCGAACGTTTTGCGATCAACTATACTTTTTGGCTCAATTTGATATTTTTAGCAGCTACAGGAGTTTTAGCATGGTTGCGTTTTGGAAGTGGTAAAAAGCAGAAAAAACAGCACCAGCAAAATCAGCATCAAGAACAAGATAACCACGACCATAAAAAACACGAAGGTCATAGTGGACACGATCATGGTGGAGGCAAACAAGGATTTATCGATAAGCTACTATTTTGGCTAGCTATCTTATCTTATATCTGGTTAGCTGGTGGAATTATTGCTACTTTTTTCGTTAGCAGTGGCGGACAGTAAAAATAGTAATTTTGTATGTCAATCAGAAGAATGAAAGAAGCTATAGTTCGTCAACAATATAACCAAAAAGCAGATATATACGATCGCCGTTGGAATGGCTACCTAAACAAAACCCTTTCTTTCCTGCAATCTTGGGCGCAGATTTCTCCCGCTGAAAATGTGCTTGATGTTGCTTGCGGTACGGGAGAATTAGAAAGACTCTTGTTACAAGATAATCCTCAGCAAAGAATAACGGGGATAGATATTTCTGAACAGATGCTAAAAATAGCAAAGCAGAAATTATTGGCATATCCTCAAGTATTTTGGAAAAAGGCTAGTGCTTCAGAGTTACCTTTTGGCGATCGCAGCTACGACGTAGTTGTCTGTGCTAGTTCCTTTCATTACTTTGACGATCCTATTGCTTCTCTTAAAGAAATAAAGCGTGTTCTCAAACCAGGTGGCAGAGTAATAATTCTTGACTGGTGTAAAGATTATTGGGGTACTCAAATATTAGATTTAGGATTGAAAGTTTTCGATTCAGCCTATCAACAGTGCTACACCCAGAAAGAATTTCATGACTTATTAACTACGTCAGGTTTTGAAGTTAGCCGTAAGACTAAATTTCGTTTTGGAATAATTTGGGGCTTTATGATAGCCGAAGCTATGTTACCAGCAAAAAAAGATCGCAAGTGATTTATTGCGTTACTAATTTCCCACCTATTGTTCAAATCTAAATAAATTTTCCAACTTCTCTTGACTCTACAGCCGACTAGAGAGTTTAAACTAATTATAGAAGCAAATAAATAAGGTAATTAAACAATATGATCCAACTCAAAGTTCCGAATATGGCTTGTGGTGCTTGTGCTAAAACTATTACCCAAGCAGTTATTGACATAGATCCCAAAGCGAGTGTCAGAGCCGATCCTAAAACCAAACAGGTAACAGTAGAAAGCAACGCGGATGAATCATCTGTACGTGAAGCGATCGCAGCTGCTGGCTATCCCCCTGCTTAAAACATTGAACATTGAGCATTGAACATTTATCAATAAGATGAACACCGCAACGAATACAGAAAAGATAAATCTCAAACTCAGGGGGATGAGTTGCGCTTCCTGCGCTAGCAGTATCGAATCAGCAATTAGTAATGTACCTGGGGTAGAGTCATGTAACGTCAACTTTGGTGCAGAACAAGCTGCGATTAAATACAATCCCCGCCGAACTAGCATTGAAGATATTCAAGAGGCAGTAGAAGAGGCAGGATACTCGGCTTATTCTCTTCAAGAACAAGAACTGGTTACGGGAGAAGATGACCGAGAAAAAGCTGCCCGTAAAGCCGAATCTCGCGACTTAATTCGTAAAATGATTGTTGGTGGCGTAATTAGCGTCATTTTAATTATCGGTTCTCTACCAATGATGCTGGGGTTGAATTTACCTTTTATTCCTGCATGGTTGCACAACCCCTGGCTGCAATTAATCTTGACTGCGCCAGTACAGTTTTGGTGTGGTTACAGGTTTTATATCGGTGCGTGGAAAGCTTTCAAACGTCATGCTGCGACGATGGATACGTTAATAGCTTTAGGTACGAGTGCAGCTTATTTCTATTCGTTATTCGCTACCATATTTCCTAATTTCTTTCTCAGTCAAGGCTTGATGCCTGAAGTTTACTACGAAACCGCAGCCGTTGTTGTTACCTTAATCTTACTTGGACAATGGTTTGAAAATCGAGCCAAGGGGCAAACCTCAGATGCGATTCGTAAAATGATGGGTTTACAGGCTAAAGATGCCAGAGTCATTCGTGACGGACAAGAAATAGATGTTCCTGTTAATGAAGTTCAAATCGGCGACACCATCTTAGTACGCCCTGGAGAAAAGATTCCCGTTGATGGAGAAATAATTAGCGGGAATTCCACTATTGATGAAGCGATGGTGACGGGGGAAAGTATACCCGTCAAAAAGCAGCCAGGGGATGAAGTAATT
This DNA window, taken from Pleurocapsa sp. FMAR1, encodes the following:
- a CDS encoding permease, which encodes MNDANFWQLYSDAVLTSLSFFWKALWAFVVGYIISSAIQVFVTRERMQKTMGKAGKKSIAIGTFFGFLSSSCSFAALSTTKSLFKKGAGFVPSLAFLLASTNLVIELGFIIAIFLGWQFVVGEYLGGILLILFTWLIVNYTRPKELIRKARRRLNDQEGEDKQDKNAPDWKDKITSKQGWQQVAKKYFMEWGMVWKDVTFGFTIAGIIAAFVPRSFFQTLFIGAGTQNPSFFAVLENAVVGPIAAFFTFIGSMGNIPLAAILFNNGVSFAGVMAFIFSDLVVFPVIRVNAKYYGWKVALYIVGVFFAALVATAILMHYGFSLFGVLPKSAAASNSQSTERFAINYTFWLNLIFLAATGVLAWLRFGSGKKQKKQHQQNQHQEQDNHDHKKHEGHSGHDHGGGKQGFIDKLLFWLAILSYIWLAGGIIATFFVSSGGQ
- a CDS encoding heavy-metal-associated domain-containing protein is translated as MIQLKVPNMACGACAKTITQAVIDIDPKASVRADPKTKQVTVESNADESSVREAIAAAGYPPA
- a CDS encoding SpoIID/LytB domain-containing protein; amino-acid sequence: MILQNLKSINLIVKSVFFHRQQSWLFSGLVWLLFVLPAQAVELRVAVQKEVDSLKVGSSTTAIVKDGAGKQIGQLNPMSSLAAQPKDNGITIDNRVDGEELIIEPQDNGYVWIGDRWYRGRTHIIRQGDSLTAVNYVDLEQYLYSVVGAEAISSWPIEALKAQAVAARSYALYKRNTGANSIYDLDTTVGTQVYKGLDTEYTTTHEAVDDTHGQIMTYQNKVILAAFHSSSGGYTENVEDVWSSPLPYLRGVVDYDQQSPVFQWQETVPVSKIQTLVASVGNIQGLQPEKMTPHGRIITMKVTGDLGTQDVSGKDLRAALDLRSTLFRISTEGNNLLVRGRGFGHGLGLSQWGAYFLAKQGVDYRRILAHYYQNASLTQLK
- a CDS encoding class I SAM-dependent methyltransferase, yielding MKEAIVRQQYNQKADIYDRRWNGYLNKTLSFLQSWAQISPAENVLDVACGTGELERLLLQDNPQQRITGIDISEQMLKIAKQKLLAYPQVFWKKASASELPFGDRSYDVVVCASSFHYFDDPIASLKEIKRVLKPGGRVIILDWCKDYWGTQILDLGLKVFDSAYQQCYTQKEFHDLLTTSGFEVSRKTKFRFGIIWGFMIAEAMLPAKKDRK
- a CDS encoding glycosyltransferase; this translates as MFISSPLDADKLESPRILVVSVRGYRFQAANCCIYEFEDLLRDLESAQLYEPKKEVDFARKIYRSAKYAGFSDSCAAKVARFPKDLTLDREYDLLFAILDNPWQMHLLESIKGWQDKCRHKACFIAEMWEPDLQNWRLFKEPWSSFDHVFLGVTRCVEGLSKLIEPPVTYIPPAVDTLRFSPYPNPPQRSIDVSYVGRRSPIIHDALIEKAEKDNFFYYYDTVRGKLEISNPREHRLLLADLFQRSRYNITNYAKFNEAAETGGTQEIGYRFFEGAAAGTVMVGMPPAGDAFPYYFDWEDAIIKVDFSGTDVVETIAELDAQPERLERISRNNVANSLLKHDWAYRWRDMLKVLGLEPSSAMVAREKYLKELAHSILDQVRV